From Kiritimatiellia bacterium, a single genomic window includes:
- a CDS encoding DUF5060 domain-containing protein, whose product MRARWSVGLWWLVVATAAAEVSFLADFEEGGLDGMSVRGGQVLVQSAAARQGQYGVWLRNGELGSTWIPLLGGQRYKAQVWIRLVGESGSDWGGMRLEVVDESWNTLAHSGALETAKHGTNWLKLSLPFTASDRRVMVLVGYFGGPGRVQTAHVDDVTIRAVTGSNLPPVIRSVGLTPVALVAPASQAYALDADDADGTLDQVVWEFGDGTRAFGVAGRRTVGIAGDFVGRVTVVDEEGAVASATFSWSSARTGWPVLTLGPAPPDGSTTTASAIEIGGTASGAVRIAVSTDRGYFREHGGTNPWPLVVPLQPGWNRITVQAHGAGGAVVTRERRVRRVFGEPLAIEFVGTPPAAAQRWETVEILFDLRNSAATHPQFPLHSAATGLEWMDGVRVDGVFRHPDHPGREWRRPAFRWQRYRRALRDGEEWMYPEGEPVWCVRFSPPHEGAWTWRVEAREAAGDALTEWRPLLVRAPTDPRNRGPIRVSERDPRYFEHADGTYFSGVGHGIGFGAERFSYEAEELFARIGSANQNLMRWWIAGLVWGSAWQPWSSRTLPYEGTVPATGLALESAFGHGLAAWRLDATNPIMFQGFMSGHAGLMPGRVYRVRVRWRTEGITGPRVPGFAHGLCLKFVGWPEPGQTHTLPALVGPQAGDSPWHVAAAEFTAETHLLPNLAIIWENATAGRGYVDEVAVEEKLGPTTWGPNLLRSPLANSHLQFDARRGAGIEVILHAAQERGITFRLNIGEKQEFLLNHLSPQGLPDPRGERYFDAQAGAVRELHHAHWRHLFARFGAFRSIHSWELANEVAPGPGAAFDLAAQLERAAAADGNPHPAGISTWASLAEAAWNSNVGRGISHVDFHCYVYATGWIEPKAELQRDSARFFREYARAARSVFPDRPVVWGEMGLDTGGGSSDDEEPRLREDAEGIWLHKIVWARTGEGGVYPLYWWTDNIFTNDLHSIFGRWRAFIEPLPLCNGRYREAAPVTSDARLRAVGQKDLVVGRAHLWLDHAQHTWRAVVDRVAVTAITGTVMVEMDRANAVYDCEWFDPYAGRPVGAIALTSDANRRLTLPVTALQRDLAVRIARRLGAAERWRVEHFDTPENVGEAADAADPDRDGRPNLEERAFGTNPRRPDRGTVAVRLGGDPPRLTLEYVRRAPPRDVSFRHLGADDLRGVWSPDGLVAEVLTADPGIEQVRVRDAVPLDERPRRFLRVDVVSEPAP is encoded by the coding sequence ATGCGCGCGAGGTGGAGTGTCGGGCTGTGGTGGCTCGTCGTGGCGACGGCGGCGGCGGAGGTGTCCTTCCTGGCGGACTTCGAAGAAGGCGGCCTTGATGGAATGTCGGTGAGGGGAGGGCAGGTGCTGGTGCAGTCGGCGGCCGCCCGGCAGGGGCAGTACGGAGTTTGGCTTCGGAACGGCGAACTGGGCTCGACATGGATTCCGCTGCTGGGTGGGCAACGGTACAAGGCCCAGGTTTGGATCCGCCTTGTTGGCGAGAGCGGTAGCGACTGGGGCGGGATGCGTTTGGAGGTGGTGGACGAGAGCTGGAACACACTCGCACACTCGGGTGCCCTAGAAACTGCCAAACATGGTACGAACTGGCTCAAGTTGTCATTGCCGTTCACGGCATCGGACCGACGAGTGATGGTGCTCGTCGGCTACTTTGGCGGCCCGGGCCGGGTTCAGACCGCGCATGTGGACGACGTGACGATCCGGGCGGTGACCGGTTCGAACCTGCCACCGGTGATCCGATCGGTCGGACTCACGCCGGTGGCGCTGGTGGCGCCGGCGAGTCAGGCCTACGCGCTGGATGCGGACGATGCGGACGGCACGTTGGACCAGGTGGTGTGGGAGTTTGGGGACGGCACGCGCGCATTTGGGGTGGCGGGCCGGAGGACGGTGGGCATCGCCGGCGATTTTGTCGGCCGCGTCACGGTGGTGGACGAGGAGGGGGCGGTCGCTTCGGCGACGTTCTCGTGGTCCTCAGCACGGACGGGCTGGCCGGTGCTCACGCTCGGGCCCGCGCCCCCCGACGGTTCGACGACGACCGCCTCCGCGATCGAGATCGGTGGCACGGCGAGCGGGGCGGTGCGCATTGCGGTGTCCACCGACCGCGGTTACTTTCGCGAGCATGGGGGGACGAATCCCTGGCCGCTGGTGGTGCCGTTGCAGCCGGGGTGGAATCGAATCACCGTGCAGGCGCATGGCGCGGGTGGCGCGGTGGTCACGCGGGAGCGGCGTGTCCGTCGAGTGTTCGGGGAGCCCCTCGCGATCGAGTTCGTCGGGACACCCCCCGCCGCGGCGCAGCGATGGGAAACCGTGGAGATTTTGTTCGACCTTCGCAACTCGGCGGCGACGCATCCGCAATTTCCGCTGCATTCCGCGGCGACGGGCCTGGAATGGATGGACGGGGTCCGCGTGGACGGTGTCTTTCGCCATCCGGATCATCCCGGGCGGGAATGGCGGCGGCCGGCGTTCCGGTGGCAGCGCTATCGGAGGGCGCTGCGGGACGGGGAGGAGTGGATGTATCCGGAGGGTGAACCGGTGTGGTGTGTGCGATTTTCGCCGCCCCACGAGGGTGCCTGGACATGGCGGGTGGAGGCGCGAGAGGCGGCGGGGGATGCGCTCACGGAGTGGCGACCGCTCCTCGTCCGTGCGCCGACCGACCCGCGCAACCGCGGGCCGATCCGCGTTTCGGAGCGGGACCCGCGTTACTTTGAGCACGCCGACGGTACGTACTTCAGCGGGGTGGGGCACGGGATTGGATTCGGCGCGGAGCGGTTCAGCTATGAGGCGGAGGAGCTGTTCGCGCGGATCGGCTCAGCGAACCAGAATCTGATGCGCTGGTGGATCGCGGGCTTGGTGTGGGGTTCGGCCTGGCAGCCGTGGTCGTCGCGAACGCTCCCCTATGAGGGCACCGTGCCGGCGACGGGGCTGGCGCTCGAGTCGGCATTCGGCCACGGGCTGGCGGCCTGGCGGCTCGACGCGACCAATCCGATCATGTTCCAGGGGTTCATGAGCGGACACGCCGGGCTGATGCCGGGCCGCGTCTACCGCGTGCGGGTGCGGTGGCGCACAGAGGGGATCACCGGTCCGCGCGTGCCGGGCTTCGCCCACGGGCTGTGCCTCAAATTTGTCGGATGGCCGGAGCCGGGGCAGACGCACACGCTACCGGCGCTCGTCGGCCCACAGGCGGGCGACTCGCCGTGGCACGTGGCCGCTGCGGAGTTTACCGCGGAGACCCACCTGCTGCCGAATCTGGCGATCATCTGGGAAAATGCAACGGCTGGCCGGGGTTACGTCGATGAGGTCGCGGTGGAGGAGAAACTAGGGCCGACAACGTGGGGACCGAATCTGTTGCGTTCGCCGTTGGCGAACTCGCATTTACAATTCGATGCGCGCCGTGGGGCGGGGATTGAGGTCATCCTGCACGCGGCGCAAGAGCGCGGCATCACGTTCCGGCTGAACATTGGCGAAAAACAGGAGTTCCTGCTGAACCACCTCTCCCCGCAGGGACTGCCGGATCCTCGTGGCGAACGATATTTCGATGCGCAAGCCGGCGCGGTGCGCGAGCTGCACCACGCGCACTGGCGGCATCTCTTCGCGCGATTCGGCGCGTTTCGTTCGATCCATTCATGGGAGCTGGCCAACGAGGTTGCGCCGGGGCCAGGGGCGGCGTTCGATTTGGCCGCTCAGCTTGAGCGCGCTGCCGCCGCCGACGGCAACCCTCACCCGGCCGGAATCTCGACGTGGGCGTCGCTGGCGGAGGCCGCGTGGAACTCCAACGTGGGGCGCGGGATTTCGCACGTGGACTTCCACTGCTATGTGTACGCGACCGGCTGGATCGAACCGAAGGCGGAGCTTCAGCGGGATTCTGCCCGTTTCTTCCGCGAGTATGCGCGAGCGGCGCGCAGCGTGTTCCCCGACCGCCCCGTCGTTTGGGGTGAGATGGGTTTGGATACCGGCGGCGGCAGCTCGGACGATGAGGAGCCGCGGTTGCGCGAGGACGCGGAGGGCATTTGGCTGCACAAGATCGTCTGGGCGCGGACCGGTGAAGGTGGCGTGTATCCGCTCTACTGGTGGACCGACAATATCTTCACGAACGACCTGCATTCGATCTTCGGTCGGTGGCGAGCTTTCATTGAGCCGCTGCCGTTGTGCAACGGCCGCTATCGTGAGGCGGCACCCGTCACCTCCGATGCCCGCCTGCGCGCGGTCGGGCAAAAAGATCTGGTCGTGGGCCGGGCGCATCTGTGGCTGGACCACGCGCAGCACACTTGGCGGGCGGTGGTGGACCGCGTGGCGGTCACCGCGATCACCGGCACCGTCATGGTGGAGATGGACCGCGCGAACGCGGTGTACGATTGCGAGTGGTTCGATCCGTATGCGGGTCGGCCCGTCGGCGCGATTGCGCTCACCAGCGATGCGAACCGCCGGCTCACCTTACCGGTGACCGCGCTTCAGCGCGACCTGGCAGTACGGATTGCCCGGCGACTCGGCGCGGCGGAACGGTGGCGGGTGGAGCATTTCGACACCCCCGAGAATGTCGGCGAGGCCGCGGATGCGGCCGATCCGGACCGGGATGGCCGGCCCAACCTCGAGGAGCGTGCGTTCGGCACCAATCCCCGCCGTCCCGACCGGGGCACAGTTGCGGTGCGCCTCGGCGGCGACCCGCCGCGGCTGACACTGGAGTATGTGCGCCGCGCGCCGCCGCGTGATGTGAGTTTCCGGCATTTGGGAGCGGACGACCTTCGCGGTGTTTGGTCGCCAGATGGTCTCGTGGCGGAGGTGCTCACTGCGGACCCCGGGATCGAGCAGGTGCGCGTGCGCGACGCGGTGCCGCTCGACGAGCGCCCCCGACGTTTTCTGCGGGTGGATGTGGTGTCGGAGCCTGCACCATGA
- a CDS encoding TatD family hydrolase — MIADNPRPPAVATGARWFDSHAHVDHLDDAAAEQMCERAAAAGVVAILAVGGTPAMNAAALRLAARRPAQVAAAVGWDRSLAGAAPSLAELRDTARRPEVVAVGETGLDYHYGRETAGAQRRLFEEVLALAAVVGKPVVVHSREAEEDTLAMLRQHGEGWRGAPGRLGVIHCFTGDWPFARALLDLGWHISFSGIVTFRHAHDLREIAAKVPEDRLLIETDSPWLSPEPRRGRPNEPARVVDVGGVVAAARGLAPAALAELTWRNAARLFGWPPASGG, encoded by the coding sequence ATGATCGCGGACAACCCTCGGCCGCCGGCCGTCGCGACAGGCGCGCGCTGGTTCGATTCGCACGCGCATGTGGACCACCTCGACGATGCGGCCGCCGAGCAGATGTGCGAACGGGCGGCCGCCGCGGGGGTGGTTGCGATCCTCGCGGTGGGGGGCACGCCGGCGATGAACGCGGCGGCGCTGCGTTTGGCGGCGCGCCGGCCGGCGCAGGTTGCGGCGGCGGTGGGATGGGACCGTTCGCTGGCCGGCGCGGCGCCGTCGCTGGCGGAGCTGCGCGACACCGCGCGGCGGCCTGAGGTGGTCGCGGTGGGGGAGACGGGGCTCGACTACCACTACGGGCGGGAGACCGCCGGCGCGCAGCGCCGGCTGTTCGAGGAGGTGCTGGCGCTGGCGGCGGTGGTGGGCAAGCCCGTCGTTGTGCACAGCCGCGAGGCGGAGGAGGACACGCTCGCGATGCTGCGGCAACACGGGGAGGGCTGGCGCGGCGCCCCGGGGCGGCTGGGCGTGATCCATTGCTTCACCGGCGACTGGCCATTTGCGCGCGCACTGCTCGATCTTGGCTGGCACATTTCGTTCAGCGGCATTGTGACGTTTCGCCACGCGCACGATCTCCGCGAGATCGCGGCGAAGGTGCCGGAGGACCGACTACTGATCGAGACCGACTCCCCGTGGCTCTCGCCCGAGCCTCGCCGCGGCCGGCCGAATGAACCGGCCCGGGTGGTGGACGTGGGCGGCGTGGTGGCTGCCGCCCGGGGGCTGGCCCCCGCGGCGCTGGCCGAGCTCACCTGGCGCAACGCCGCGCGGCTGTTCGGTTGGCCGCCGGCGAGCGGGGGATGA
- a CDS encoding type III PLP-dependent enzyme: MNRDLLRRLAREHGTPLFVVDHAQLRRNLAEFRRWLPNVQPYYAVKANSLPEVVRTLYRAGASFDVASLAEFNLVYENIRDLPEKERQDFIWDKIVYANPIKDPVTLRTLDPYRPLVTYDNADEIRKIAKHAPHAGLMLRLRVPNTGAMVELSSKFGCEPGDAVGLIEAAHDAGLTVEGLSFHVGSQTTNFQNYVQALHLAAGVLREARARGFSKMIQLDIGGGFPAPYDANVRPLRELGRLLRAEIRRLFPRDVAVLAEPGRFIVATACTLVAEVIGRAVRDGKPCYYINDGVYHTYSGIIFDHMKYPVRAFRRGPTQLSAVFGPTCDALDTISLAEPLPALKVGDLVYTPNIGAYSHASSTYFNGFPPARVAHVNYEG, encoded by the coding sequence ATGAATCGGGATCTTCTGCGACGCCTCGCACGGGAGCACGGCACGCCGCTGTTTGTGGTCGATCACGCGCAGTTGCGGCGCAATCTCGCCGAGTTCCGCCGATGGCTGCCGAACGTGCAGCCGTACTACGCGGTGAAGGCGAATAGCCTGCCCGAGGTGGTCCGCACGCTGTACCGCGCCGGCGCGAGCTTCGACGTCGCCTCGCTCGCGGAGTTCAACCTCGTGTACGAGAACATTCGCGATCTCCCTGAGAAGGAGCGGCAGGACTTCATCTGGGACAAAATCGTCTACGCGAACCCGATCAAGGACCCCGTCACGCTGCGCACGCTCGACCCGTACCGGCCGCTGGTCACCTACGACAATGCGGACGAGATCCGGAAGATCGCGAAGCACGCCCCTCACGCGGGTCTGATGCTGCGGCTCCGCGTGCCGAACACCGGTGCGATGGTGGAGCTGTCCTCGAAGTTCGGCTGCGAGCCGGGCGACGCGGTCGGCCTGATCGAGGCCGCCCACGACGCCGGGCTGACGGTGGAGGGGCTGTCCTTCCATGTCGGCAGCCAGACGACAAACTTTCAGAACTATGTGCAGGCGCTGCATCTGGCCGCCGGTGTGCTGCGCGAGGCGCGCGCGCGGGGGTTCTCGAAGATGATCCAGCTCGATATCGGCGGCGGATTCCCCGCACCGTACGACGCGAACGTGCGTCCGTTGCGCGAGCTCGGCCGTCTGCTGCGCGCGGAAATCCGGCGGCTGTTTCCGCGGGACGTCGCGGTGCTCGCAGAGCCTGGCCGCTTCATCGTCGCGACCGCCTGCACCCTGGTCGCCGAGGTGATCGGACGTGCGGTGCGGGACGGAAAACCTTGCTACTACATCAACGATGGCGTGTACCACACCTACTCCGGGATCATTTTTGACCACATGAAGTATCCCGTGCGCGCGTTCCGACGCGGTCCCACGCAGCTGTCCGCGGTGTTTGGTCCAACGTGCGACGCGCTGGACACGATCTCGCTCGCCGAGCCGTTGCCCGCGCTGAAAGTGGGCGACCTGGTCTACACGCCGAACATCGGCGCCTACAGTCATGCGTCGTCCACCTACTTCAATGGGTTTCCGCCCGCGCGGGTCGCGCATGTGAACTATGAGGGGTGA
- a CDS encoding sugar phosphate isomerase, which produces MWPSARLVVCTALSTSITASADLPVPQRNAARERALDFVRNQTQFHLGFLVTEQPHPKTHGLAEVLRTNTAAGLRMLLSVDDDLPPVARRAMRSVEFASLRNAMSGALDGGGTIVFSGCGATGRLAILLDAAWRRFWRKTFERHPHLRDAFARQADGTRSVMTGGDYALIRSVESFEDFISFGEQQIEELDIGAGDVLVAISEGGETSSVIGTALRGLARGARVFFVFNNPADLLAERLERSRRLIRDPAVTCIELCTGPMAVAGSTRMQATTIEMLVVGAALEAALTDHLARRNDDATRALCVAVPSLARTADPLHTLIRFEQLLGQLRSEANLAALARWVELESSIYARGGRITYFARDHLLDIFTDTTERSPTFKIPPFRPADDAVSPAPWAFVKDPLRATPDAWRQILEREPRCLEWTPELYARLGAPERLRAAPPRIGRAALYSYRIGNEPDPSRTEVQPNAALALLVGREVAIVDPQADAWLNAFRTATSPFESRWMITIGRPEPSVPDADQIHIDLATTESPLALDSHLAAKMALNAVSSATMGRLGRLVSNWMAHVDATNKKLLDRSTRLVAELAEVDYETACVALFETLEEMQAWDEVRRKTVSPAAYTVQRLRAGRPNAHPP; this is translated from the coding sequence ATGTGGCCATCAGCCAGACTCGTCGTCTGCACGGCACTCAGCACCTCGATCACCGCCTCGGCCGATCTCCCCGTGCCGCAGCGCAACGCCGCGAGAGAACGCGCGCTCGATTTCGTTCGCAACCAGACGCAGTTTCATCTCGGCTTTCTCGTCACCGAGCAGCCCCATCCCAAGACCCACGGGCTTGCGGAAGTCCTTCGGACCAACACCGCCGCGGGCCTCCGCATGCTCCTCAGCGTGGACGACGATCTGCCGCCGGTCGCGCGGCGCGCGATGCGATCGGTCGAGTTCGCGTCCTTGCGGAACGCAATGTCCGGTGCGCTCGACGGCGGCGGCACCATCGTCTTCAGCGGCTGCGGCGCGACCGGACGGCTGGCGATCCTGCTGGACGCGGCCTGGCGGCGCTTCTGGCGCAAGACGTTCGAGCGGCACCCGCATCTGCGCGATGCATTTGCGCGGCAGGCCGACGGCACTCGATCGGTCATGACCGGCGGCGACTATGCGCTGATTCGCTCGGTGGAGTCCTTCGAGGACTTCATCAGCTTTGGCGAGCAACAGATCGAGGAGCTCGACATCGGCGCCGGCGACGTGCTGGTCGCGATCTCGGAGGGTGGTGAGACCTCGTCGGTGATTGGCACTGCGCTGCGCGGTCTGGCCCGAGGCGCGCGCGTGTTCTTTGTGTTCAACAATCCCGCCGACCTGCTCGCCGAGCGGCTGGAGCGTTCCCGCCGCCTGATCCGCGACCCCGCGGTGACCTGCATTGAGCTGTGCACCGGCCCGATGGCGGTCGCCGGTTCGACCCGGATGCAGGCAACCACCATCGAGATGCTCGTCGTGGGGGCCGCGCTGGAGGCGGCGCTCACCGATCATCTCGCGCGACGCAACGACGACGCGACGCGAGCGCTGTGCGTGGCCGTGCCCTCGCTCGCCCGTACCGCGGACCCGTTGCACACGCTGATCCGCTTCGAACAGTTGCTGGGGCAGCTCCGGTCCGAAGCCAACCTCGCCGCGCTGGCGCGGTGGGTTGAGCTAGAGTCTTCCATCTACGCGCGGGGCGGGCGGATCACCTACTTCGCCCGCGACCACCTGCTGGACATCTTCACCGACACGACCGAACGCTCGCCGACCTTCAAAATTCCACCGTTCCGGCCGGCCGACGATGCGGTCTCTCCGGCGCCCTGGGCGTTCGTGAAGGATCCTTTGCGCGCGACGCCCGACGCCTGGCGTCAAATCCTGGAGCGCGAGCCGAGATGTCTGGAATGGACCCCTGAACTCTATGCGCGGCTCGGCGCGCCGGAGCGCCTTCGTGCCGCACCGCCCCGGATCGGCCGTGCCGCTCTCTACAGCTACCGCATCGGCAACGAACCGGATCCCTCGCGAACCGAGGTCCAACCGAACGCCGCGCTGGCGCTGCTGGTGGGGCGTGAGGTCGCGATCGTGGACCCGCAGGCGGACGCATGGCTGAACGCCTTCCGCACCGCCACGTCGCCGTTCGAATCGCGATGGATGATCACGATCGGACGGCCTGAGCCGAGCGTCCCGGACGCCGATCAAATCCACATTGATCTGGCGACGACGGAGTCGCCGCTGGCGCTGGACAGCCATCTGGCCGCGAAAATGGCCCTCAACGCGGTCTCCTCTGCAACGATGGGGCGCCTGGGCCGGCTGGTTAGCAACTGGATGGCCCACGTCGACGCAACGAACAAGAAACTTCTCGACCGCAGCACCCGCCTGGTCGCCGAGCTCGCCGAGGTGGACTACGAAACCGCCTGCGTCGCGCTGTTCGAGACGCTCGAGGAGATGCAAGCGTGGGACGAGGTGCGCCGGAAAACCGTCTCCCCGGCCGCCTACACGGTGCAGCGACTGCGCGCCGGACGGCCGAACGCCCATCCCCCCTGA
- a CDS encoding Gfo/Idh/MocA family oxidoreductase — protein MNSLSTRADCTRRTFLRRTVAVTAPLIVPASVLGRGRPAPSERIHLACIGFGTIAHTTGRQFLHNEKVQVVAVCDVNRLSGHYGYQGELEGGRDYGRRLVNEHYAKQAGRDPATTNYCRVTADFREILADPSVDAVNISTPDHWHSIIAVEAARAGKHIYCQKPLALTVGEGRAIVNAVSAAGVTFQTGSQQRSSVHFRKACELVRNGVIGKVRVARVSLPGGHKDWSGLAQRQAPEPVPEGLDWNMWLGPAPEREYRPALHPLNWRHNYDYSGGMVTDFGAHHFDIVQWALDMDASGPIRFHSGRAEFPPPDALYNTATSFAFEADYANGTRMIVEVADPKSGVGGVRFEGEDGRWIYCSRGVLESHPEELRRTPLGDSAVRLYESNDHEANFIDCIYSGRPTICPAEVGHRSITIAHLGNILLRLRRTELKWDPVREQIIGDSEASAMLSRPMRAPWSLV, from the coding sequence ATGAATAGCCTTTCGACTCGTGCGGACTGCACGCGGCGCACGTTTCTGCGTCGCACGGTCGCCGTCACAGCACCGCTGATCGTTCCAGCGTCGGTGCTTGGGCGGGGCCGTCCCGCTCCCTCGGAGCGGATCCACCTGGCCTGCATCGGATTTGGCACCATCGCCCACACCACGGGCCGGCAGTTTCTGCATAACGAAAAGGTGCAGGTGGTGGCCGTCTGCGATGTGAACCGTCTCTCCGGCCACTATGGCTACCAGGGCGAACTCGAAGGCGGCCGCGACTACGGGCGACGGCTCGTGAACGAACACTACGCAAAACAGGCCGGCCGGGACCCCGCCACGACGAACTACTGCCGCGTCACCGCCGACTTTCGCGAGATTCTCGCCGACCCTTCGGTGGACGCGGTGAACATCTCGACGCCGGACCACTGGCACTCGATTATCGCGGTCGAAGCCGCCCGCGCCGGCAAACACATCTACTGTCAAAAGCCGCTCGCGCTCACGGTCGGGGAAGGCCGTGCGATCGTGAATGCGGTCAGCGCCGCGGGCGTGACATTCCAGACCGGCTCGCAGCAGCGTTCGAGCGTGCACTTCCGCAAGGCCTGCGAACTGGTGCGCAACGGTGTGATCGGCAAGGTCCGAGTGGCGCGCGTCTCCCTGCCCGGCGGCCACAAGGACTGGAGCGGGCTCGCACAGCGCCAAGCGCCGGAACCCGTCCCCGAAGGGCTGGACTGGAACATGTGGCTGGGCCCCGCGCCGGAACGCGAATACCGGCCCGCACTCCACCCGCTCAACTGGCGCCACAACTACGACTATTCCGGCGGAATGGTCACCGATTTCGGCGCCCACCACTTCGACATCGTGCAATGGGCCCTCGACATGGACGCCAGTGGCCCGATCCGCTTCCACTCTGGCCGCGCAGAGTTCCCGCCACCCGATGCGCTCTACAACACCGCGACCTCGTTCGCGTTCGAGGCCGACTACGCGAACGGCACCCGCATGATTGTGGAGGTCGCCGACCCCAAGAGCGGCGTCGGCGGCGTGAGGTTCGAGGGCGAGGACGGCCGTTGGATCTACTGCAGCCGCGGCGTGCTGGAGAGCCATCCGGAGGAACTCCGCCGCACGCCGCTCGGCGACTCGGCGGTGCGGCTCTACGAAAGCAACGACCACGAAGCCAACTTCATCGACTGCATTTACAGCGGCCGCCCAACCATCTGCCCCGCCGAAGTCGGGCACCGCAGCATCACCATCGCGCACCTCGGCAACATCCTGCTGCGGCTGCGCCGAACCGAGCTCAAATGGGATCCGGTCCGCGAGCAGATCATCGGCGACAGCGAAGCGTCCGCGATGCTGTCCCGGCCGATGCGCGCACCCTGGTCGCTGGTCTGA
- the floA gene encoding flotillin-like protein FloA (flotillin-like protein involved in membrane lipid rafts), translating to MNPIVVLLVVPLVILGIVLISLFFYFLKVWVRAVMSGARVSLFNLLGMKLRGVPPTLIVDARIRAVKAGLNVSTEELEAHYLAGGNVINVVQALIAADKANIDLTFKRAAAIDLAGRDVYDAVRTSVNPKVIDCPDPSKGTTMLDAVAKDGIRLLVKARVTVRANLERLVGGATEDTIIARVGQGIVSAIGSSATYKDVLENPDHISRKVLESGLDSQTAFEIVSIDIADVSVAGVSGAREVANVGALLETERAEADKKLRQAEAEGRRATAIAAEQEMRARVQEMQAKLIEAQAQIPLAIAQAFREGKLGVFDYYRLQNIMADTAMRESIAGGADDKSAPKEG from the coding sequence ATGAACCCGATTGTCGTACTGCTGGTGGTTCCGCTGGTCATCCTCGGCATCGTGCTGATCAGCCTGTTTTTCTACTTCCTCAAGGTTTGGGTCCGCGCGGTAATGTCCGGCGCGCGGGTGAGCCTGTTCAACCTGCTCGGCATGAAACTGCGCGGCGTACCGCCCACGCTGATCGTGGACGCGCGCATCCGGGCGGTGAAGGCCGGGCTGAACGTCTCGACGGAGGAGCTCGAGGCGCACTACCTGGCCGGTGGCAACGTGATCAACGTCGTGCAGGCGCTGATCGCGGCGGACAAGGCGAACATCGACCTCACGTTCAAGCGCGCCGCCGCGATCGATCTGGCCGGCCGCGACGTGTACGACGCGGTGCGCACGAGCGTGAACCCGAAGGTGATTGACTGCCCGGATCCCTCGAAGGGCACCACAATGCTCGACGCGGTGGCGAAGGATGGCATTCGTCTGCTGGTGAAAGCCCGCGTCACGGTGCGCGCGAACCTCGAGCGCCTCGTCGGCGGCGCGACGGAAGACACCATCATCGCGCGCGTCGGCCAGGGCATCGTGAGCGCGATCGGCTCCTCCGCGACCTACAAGGACGTGCTGGAGAACCCCGATCACATCAGCCGCAAGGTGCTGGAGAGCGGACTGGACTCGCAGACCGCCTTCGAGATCGTCTCGATTGACATCGCCGACGTCAGCGTCGCAGGGGTGAGCGGCGCGCGGGAGGTGGCGAACGTCGGCGCGCTGCTCGAAACCGAGCGCGCCGAGGCCGACAAGAAACTGCGGCAGGCCGAGGCGGAGGGGCGCCGCGCCACCGCCATCGCCGCCGAACAGGAAATGCGCGCCCGCGTACAGGAAATGCAGGCCAAGCTCATCGAGGCGCAGGCACAAATCCCTCTGGCGATCGCCCAGGCGTTTCGCGAGGGCAAGCTCGGCGTGTTCGACTACTACCGGCTCCAGAACATCATGGCCGACACCGCGATGCGCGAGTCCATCGCGGGTGGCGCGGACGACAAGTCCGCCCCCAAAGAGGGCTGA